The proteins below are encoded in one region of Terriglobia bacterium:
- a CDS encoding TrbI/VirB10 family protein yields MKTSDQNGFGSSQVLEEVPQQLSTSTPPPSLNGKEPFIPAKEKPRSVLKENGRLVFIGAGIVLVLLLLAFNGISRHSIPAQKNSSTAKQQQPTKPDNSVPATSMTPILDTGRSPAQETDGSLVNPDQIGRTALKQQKPSAATLADVKPFDGNQWQPAPYQPGTQSATTSSDVPPSSDATQTRSEHDALDKTSLVFVRNSASPPGNQKPPDVTPAIDWGIGLPPGTRLRARLESAVNTAVRTPVVAVIEYNYEQNGEIIIPAGAKAFGHLESADHSGYIGIRFESLLMPDGSSVSLEAAATDLQLRPLRGKVGGKHTGKNVLVRSFAGVGEIAATLVGRGSLNQSLSEGDLLRERVANNIGQASDQTVANLALTERIVVSVPADTEIYVILQKAAKENSQTSRVQLPSQAATQPSIEELRQLMQLQQELNQGMTKPPE; encoded by the coding sequence ATGAAGACGAGCGATCAAAACGGATTCGGTAGTTCGCAGGTTTTGGAAGAAGTGCCGCAGCAACTCTCTACGAGTACTCCGCCTCCGAGCTTGAACGGGAAGGAGCCCTTCATACCGGCAAAGGAGAAGCCAAGATCGGTTTTAAAGGAAAATGGCCGGCTCGTCTTCATAGGAGCGGGTATTGTACTCGTGCTTTTGCTTCTGGCGTTTAATGGCATTTCGCGCCACTCCATACCAGCACAGAAGAACTCTTCGACCGCCAAGCAGCAACAGCCAACAAAACCAGACAATTCTGTCCCGGCTACGAGCATGACACCGATACTTGATACAGGGCGCTCGCCAGCACAGGAGACAGATGGCAGCCTGGTAAACCCGGACCAGATCGGACGCACAGCGCTCAAGCAGCAGAAACCAAGCGCAGCAACGCTCGCCGACGTGAAGCCTTTTGATGGCAATCAGTGGCAGCCCGCGCCATATCAGCCAGGAACACAATCAGCCACGACCAGTAGCGACGTTCCTCCTTCGAGTGATGCTACCCAAACGCGGAGCGAACATGATGCACTAGACAAAACATCCCTGGTCTTCGTGAGAAACAGTGCTTCCCCTCCAGGAAATCAGAAACCGCCAGATGTCACTCCTGCCATTGATTGGGGCATTGGTTTGCCACCGGGTACCAGGCTGCGGGCCAGACTCGAATCCGCGGTAAATACGGCAGTTCGAACTCCTGTTGTGGCCGTTATCGAATACAACTACGAGCAAAATGGGGAAATTATCATTCCAGCGGGCGCGAAAGCCTTCGGGCACCTGGAATCTGCCGACCATTCTGGCTACATCGGCATCCGCTTTGAGTCCTTACTTATGCCAGATGGATCCTCGGTATCGCTCGAAGCAGCTGCTACGGATCTTCAGTTGCGGCCACTGCGAGGAAAAGTTGGGGGCAAGCACACTGGCAAAAACGTGCTCGTACGCTCGTTTGCAGGTGTGGGAGAGATCGCGGCGACCCTAGTTGGGCGAGGCAGTCTTAATCAATCGTTGAGCGAAGGCGACCTTTTACGTGAAAGAGTTGCGAATAACATTGGGCAAGCGTCCGATCAAACTGTCGCAAACCTGGCCCTGACGGAGCGAATTGTGGTCTCGGTTCCTGCGGACACGGAGATTTACGTCATCTTGCAGAAGGCGGCAAAAGAAAATAGTCAAACCTCACGTGTCCAATTGCCATCACAAGCGGCAACTCAGCCCAGCATCGAGGAATTGCGGCAACTGATGCAGCTTCAACAGGAATTAAACCAGGGAATGACCAAACCACCGGAATGA
- a CDS encoding FAD-dependent oxidoreductase, whose translation MNNKTYDFAVVGAGVFGAWTAHFLRQSGASVALLDAHGPANSRASSGGETRVIRMGYGPDELYTRWAMRSLPLWREFAARTGHEIFRRTGVLWLSNDADAYLKSLCSVLAQAGVKHEELEAGEIVRRWPQLRFHDVTWGVLEPDSGLLLARDAVQTLVKGLAANGIDYIQSSAKAPSGGSDLKTIHTSAGESISAGTFIFCCGPWLPKFFPELLSERIFVTRQEVFFLGAAAGSADFRPPKMPVWLHRTHVGLPYALPDIEGRGFKIAFDRHGDRFDPDTDMRVVGESSITQLREYLRQHIPSLEHAPVLETRVCQYENTWNGDFLIDRHPEMENVWIAGGGSGHGFKHGPALGEYLSARILHGALGEPRFSLAAKQTAQSRSVY comes from the coding sequence GTGAATAACAAAACATACGATTTCGCAGTGGTCGGTGCGGGCGTTTTTGGCGCGTGGACGGCGCACTTTTTACGCCAGAGCGGCGCATCTGTCGCATTGCTGGATGCCCACGGACCAGCGAACAGCCGCGCGAGTTCCGGCGGTGAAACGCGGGTGATTCGCATGGGCTACGGCCCGGACGAGCTTTACACACGCTGGGCCATGCGATCATTGCCGCTGTGGCGTGAGTTTGCCGCTCGCACCGGACATGAAATTTTCCGCCGGACCGGAGTGCTCTGGCTGAGCAATGACGCCGACGCTTATTTGAAAAGTCTGTGCAGCGTGCTGGCGCAGGCGGGAGTCAAGCACGAAGAACTTGAGGCCGGAGAGATTGTGCGAAGGTGGCCTCAACTTCGTTTCCACGATGTGACCTGGGGTGTGCTGGAACCGGATAGCGGCCTTCTGCTTGCGCGCGATGCGGTGCAGACACTGGTGAAAGGACTGGCAGCAAACGGCATCGATTACATTCAATCTTCCGCCAAGGCGCCTTCAGGCGGAAGCGATCTGAAGACGATTCATACCAGCGCGGGCGAATCTATTTCTGCAGGAACGTTTATCTTCTGCTGTGGTCCGTGGCTGCCAAAATTTTTTCCTGAATTATTGTCGGAGCGGATATTTGTAACCAGGCAGGAAGTGTTCTTTCTTGGCGCTGCGGCAGGCAGTGCTGACTTCCGTCCGCCTAAAATGCCTGTATGGCTGCATCGCACACATGTTGGGCTACCTTACGCTCTGCCGGATATCGAGGGACGAGGATTCAAAATCGCTTTTGACCGTCACGGAGATCGTTTCGATCCCGATACCGATATGCGAGTAGTAGGGGAATCCTCTATAACCCAATTGCGAGAATATCTGCGGCAACACATCCCATCGCTGGAGCACGCGCCCGTGCTTGAGACGCGCGTGTGCCAGTATGAAAACACCTGGAACGGGGATTTCCTAATCGACCGTCATCCAGAAATGGAAAATGTATGGATCGCCGGCGGAGGTTCCGGGCATGGCTTCAAGCATGGTCCTGCGCTGGGCGAATATCTGAGTGCGCGAATCCTGCATGGAGCACTGGGCGAACCGCGCTTTTCACTGGCCGCAAAACAGACTGCGCAAAGTCGGTCCGTTTATTGA
- a CDS encoding type IV secretory system conjugative DNA transfer family protein produces the protein MINHNSYEYGRREYQRTHEDNAALALVVLAVVVLGVGFYLLVSRFHIRTYQIVELSFYLIALIGALVSAAWYLKTRKRRIENAWPHPAVFVPMLKDRRYVERAFDQNAIIPGYDIYVRPWYWSDDARRMQTVVVGQSGSGKTTLLHNIASQDIRRTFNSRHLPVIIFDGKGDQEFLNDLLPEIAAAGRLHQLRVLDPFRPDISVRFNPLYNKGGSSQELVNAFFDSFLQRQDFFRGHQAAYLSDVCRVLDYTGKIYNIPDVLVMARDEHVLKEQIARASRSISDQSNVSQQRRQNFEMSAKNLLQSLEDRERLQKIQGLLNELGTFTEDDLSVITNAYDDLLTLDEIVDQELILFVSLNTNKNARAVTALGRMLLQNLQLMVGKRYLNEQDRRRENRPMVSVILDEFAPFAYPNFAQILQTARGSNIALLFSLQSIPQLRSVSRSFGDDVSSAPNTIMLLRTRDEETARYFLNASARVTGERRTMTVEKKGVLDEHYEEIGFGSITEIEKTRAVDFQIKNLPVGQMQVLTTDNRLGTLHMHVHVRRPQRWFLSSFEAVLYPRLQQVNADTNGANLRFRNPDLARRMNRIFGKNRVASV, from the coding sequence ATGATCAATCACAACAGCTACGAGTATGGCCGGCGCGAGTATCAACGTACGCACGAAGATAATGCCGCGCTCGCTCTCGTTGTGTTGGCAGTCGTTGTGCTCGGAGTCGGGTTTTATCTTCTCGTTTCGCGCTTTCATATCCGCACCTACCAAATCGTCGAGCTGAGCTTCTATCTGATCGCGCTGATTGGAGCCCTGGTCAGCGCAGCCTGGTACCTTAAAACGCGAAAGAGGCGCATCGAGAACGCCTGGCCCCATCCGGCGGTGTTTGTTCCGATGCTCAAAGATCGCCGCTATGTTGAACGGGCTTTTGATCAGAACGCCATCATTCCCGGCTACGACATCTATGTGCGCCCCTGGTATTGGTCGGACGACGCCCGGCGGATGCAAACGGTGGTGGTTGGTCAGTCAGGTTCCGGCAAGACGACTTTGCTTCACAACATTGCCAGTCAGGACATTCGCCGGACTTTTAACAGCCGGCACTTGCCAGTAATCATTTTTGACGGGAAGGGCGACCAGGAATTCCTGAATGACCTGCTGCCGGAGATTGCCGCTGCCGGCCGGCTCCATCAATTGCGCGTCCTTGATCCATTCCGCCCCGACATCTCCGTGCGCTTTAATCCGCTCTATAACAAGGGGGGCTCAAGCCAGGAACTTGTTAACGCCTTCTTCGATTCCTTTCTGCAGAGGCAGGACTTCTTCAGAGGACACCAGGCGGCGTATTTGAGCGACGTTTGCCGCGTGCTCGACTACACCGGAAAGATCTACAACATCCCGGATGTTTTGGTCATGGCCAGGGATGAACATGTGCTGAAAGAACAAATTGCCAGGGCCTCGCGCAGCATAAGCGATCAGTCCAACGTATCTCAGCAGCGGCGCCAGAACTTCGAAATGTCTGCAAAGAACTTGCTGCAATCGCTCGAAGACCGCGAGCGTTTGCAAAAGATCCAGGGTTTGCTGAACGAGCTTGGGACGTTCACCGAAGACGACCTTTCGGTCATTACCAACGCCTATGACGATCTGCTGACCCTCGACGAGATCGTGGATCAGGAACTCATTCTTTTCGTCTCGTTGAACACGAACAAGAACGCCAGAGCGGTCACGGCTCTTGGTCGAATGCTGCTCCAGAATCTTCAACTCATGGTAGGTAAACGCTACCTGAACGAGCAGGACAGACGCCGTGAGAACCGCCCGATGGTCAGCGTGATCCTGGATGAATTTGCCCCGTTTGCCTATCCCAATTTTGCGCAAATCCTGCAAACTGCACGCGGCAGCAACATCGCCCTGCTGTTTTCGCTGCAATCGATTCCACAGCTGCGGAGCGTCAGCCGCAGCTTTGGCGATGACGTTTCATCCGCTCCAAACACGATCATGCTCCTGCGAACCCGCGATGAGGAAACCGCCCGATATTTCCTCAACGCTTCGGCCAGAGTGACTGGTGAAAGACGCACTATGACGGTCGAAAAGAAAGGTGTTCTGGATGAACATTACGAGGAGATTGGATTCGGAAGCATTACCGAAATCGAAAAGACTAGAGCGGTGGATTTTCAAATCAAGAACCTGCCTGTGGGACAGATGCAGGTCTTAACGACCGATAACCGGTTGGGTACGCTGCACATGCACGTGCATGTGCGTCGGCCACAGAGGTGGTTCCTTTCCAGCTTTGAGGCCGTGCTATATCCACGGTTGCAGCAGGTTAACGCAGACACTAACGGCGCAAATCTGAGGTTCAGAAACCCGGATCTGGCCCGTCGCATGAATCGGATATTCGGCAAGAATAGGGTCGCCTCGGTATGA
- a CDS encoding ornithine cyclodeaminase family protein (catalyzes the formation of L-proline from L-ornithine) — MRLYSEEQIRNAVKVNEVIAAIHEAFARGFDTVTMPVRTVLNMDDAVLLVMPCYDSALGAAGVKLVSVSAKAGVQAAYELLDPQTGIAVARMEANYLTDVRTAATSAVATDLLARTDVETLGIFGSGRLARAHLAALPRVRKFKRFLVCGSGRSDVAAFCCKIKNELGLNVETINAETVARESDVICTCTTAHKPLFDGNWLRPGTHLNLVGAFQPETREVDDITVKRARVVVDTYDGALQEAGDLLIPIKNGTIDRSHIIADLHEIASGKKPARTSAESITLFKSVGCALEDLVAAQLIYQRTDRKLS, encoded by the coding sequence ATGCGTCTCTATTCAGAAGAGCAAATCCGCAATGCAGTCAAAGTAAATGAAGTGATTGCAGCAATCCACGAAGCATTTGCCCGCGGCTTCGATACTGTCACCATGCCAGTACGGACTGTGCTGAATATGGATGACGCCGTTTTGCTGGTCATGCCTTGTTATGATTCCGCGCTGGGCGCGGCAGGAGTCAAACTTGTAAGCGTGAGCGCCAAAGCAGGCGTTCAGGCGGCTTATGAATTGCTTGATCCGCAGACTGGTATCGCCGTGGCGCGGATGGAGGCAAACTATCTTACTGACGTTCGAACCGCTGCGACCTCCGCAGTCGCCACTGATCTGTTGGCGCGGACGGATGTAGAGACGCTTGGTATCTTTGGCAGCGGGCGACTGGCAAGGGCACATCTGGCGGCGCTTCCACGAGTGCGGAAGTTCAAGCGCTTTCTGGTGTGCGGATCCGGAAGATCTGACGTCGCGGCATTCTGCTGCAAAATTAAAAATGAGTTGGGCCTGAATGTTGAGACGATCAATGCTGAAACGGTGGCGCGAGAATCCGACGTGATCTGCACCTGCACTACCGCGCATAAGCCGCTGTTTGACGGCAATTGGCTGCGTCCTGGCACACACCTGAACCTGGTAGGGGCGTTTCAGCCGGAGACTCGCGAGGTGGATGACATCACGGTGAAGCGCGCTCGGGTAGTAGTGGATACTTATGACGGTGCGCTGCAGGAAGCCGGCGACTTGCTGATACCAATCAAGAATGGAACCATCGACCGTTCACATATCATTGCCGATCTGCATGAGATTGCTTCAGGCAAGAAACCAGCGCGGACCAGCGCGGAGTCAATTACATTGTTTAAGAGCGTGGGATGCGCATTGGAAGACCTGGTAGCGGCGCAACTGATTTATCAGCGTACCGATCGAAAATTGTCGTGA
- a CDS encoding tetratricopeptide repeat protein, which produces MPRQLLQDLKHNLVMRHVSSGIELLDRHEHLFAAVGPDMPNAAAFVGCLAQWVDIGYGEPALIEQVLARFPREKRAHLSVSDYLQLRMAEGLLALLRDNPDDALRQFDLVLSMQDEIEDKEVVAIAHFWNARCHRKKGEYDEALKRAGVGRELAQVLGFPNMAAVMRVLESWLLFQKGQFREASRILDQAEAALRNSDDHITLGNIYSAHGRMVRRQGHYQEALKFFSRAIEHFQKTNPHHRNLARTLTNIAYVQRLVAVQMGKQIDAERERRQGTKTVASRDQKQTLLRQHQELRTKAFANLELAEDIYRHHNHHHGIGSVLENRGLLYLDVGDLDNASAQAAQAFELGKQVNDSILMARARLLQCEVENGKLEEEIEGSTHTWEHAQAARDYAREAVEAAKHTQNHRLLARAYIWRGLTACHPAIHDTEDAKRCCELASSFLKAVDYDDLWEELQMLKQKVMPKGSIDPLLRAWSQGITGEETFQELTEQFAEIVIPKVWEKEDRKVARVAKRLSVSPKKVRRILARAGKRKK; this is translated from the coding sequence GTGCCCCGCCAGCTTCTCCAGGACTTGAAACACAACCTGGTGATGCGCCACGTATCCAGCGGTATTGAATTGCTGGACCGCCATGAGCACCTCTTTGCTGCTGTTGGCCCGGATATGCCGAATGCCGCCGCTTTTGTCGGCTGTCTTGCTCAGTGGGTTGATATCGGCTATGGCGAGCCTGCTTTGATTGAGCAAGTTCTTGCGCGGTTTCCGCGGGAAAAGCGCGCACATCTCTCCGTTAGCGACTATCTTCAACTTCGCATGGCGGAAGGACTGCTCGCGCTTCTGCGTGACAATCCTGATGATGCGTTGCGGCAGTTCGACCTGGTGCTTTCCATGCAGGACGAGATTGAAGACAAAGAAGTGGTGGCAATCGCCCACTTCTGGAATGCGCGCTGCCACCGCAAGAAGGGCGAGTATGATGAGGCGCTGAAGCGCGCCGGAGTCGGACGCGAACTGGCACAGGTGCTGGGTTTCCCTAATATGGCAGCCGTCATGCGCGTCCTGGAAAGCTGGCTGTTATTCCAGAAAGGGCAATTTCGCGAAGCTTCGCGCATTTTGGACCAGGCCGAAGCAGCGCTCCGCAACAGCGACGATCACATCACGCTGGGCAATATTTATTCCGCGCATGGCCGCATGGTGCGGCGCCAGGGACATTATCAGGAAGCGCTGAAATTCTTTTCCCGCGCCATTGAGCATTTCCAGAAAACAAATCCTCACCACAGGAATTTGGCTCGCACACTTACGAACATCGCATATGTGCAGAGACTGGTGGCGGTGCAGATGGGCAAGCAGATTGATGCGGAAAGAGAACGCCGCCAGGGCACAAAGACAGTCGCCAGCCGCGACCAGAAGCAGACTCTCTTGCGTCAACATCAGGAGCTACGCACCAAAGCTTTTGCCAATCTGGAGTTGGCAGAAGATATTTATCGCCACCACAATCATCATCATGGGATCGGCAGCGTGCTGGAAAATCGCGGGCTGCTCTATCTGGATGTGGGCGACCTTGATAATGCCAGCGCCCAGGCCGCGCAGGCATTTGAGCTGGGCAAGCAGGTCAATGATTCAATCCTGATGGCGCGCGCGCGGCTTTTGCAGTGCGAAGTGGAAAACGGGAAACTGGAAGAAGAGATTGAAGGCAGCACGCACACATGGGAGCATGCGCAGGCCGCCCGCGACTATGCCCGCGAAGCCGTGGAAGCCGCCAAGCACACGCAAAACCATCGTTTGCTGGCGCGCGCCTATATCTGGCGCGGCCTCACAGCTTGCCATCCTGCAATTCACGATACAGAGGACGCCAAGCGCTGCTGCGAACTCGCCAGCTCCTTTCTGAAAGCCGTGGATTATGACGATCTCTGGGAAGAACTTCAGATGCTCAAACAGAAAGTCATGCCTAAGGGCAGCATCGATCCATTGTTGCGTGCATGGTCACAGGGAATTACCGGCGAGGAAACTTTCCAGGAATTGACTGAGCAGTTTGCGGAGATCGTGATTCCCAAAGTCTGGGAAAAAGAAGATAGAAAAGTTGCGCGCGTAGCCAAAAGACTGTCGGTGTCGCCCAAGAAGGTACGCCGGATATTGGCGCGGGCAGGGAAGAGAAAAAAGTAG
- a CDS encoding lytic transglycosylase domain-containing protein — MRWSTLLLCLIASHFPCAGQTAEQRREAEYYVAVYAQHYNVPVEFVRAVVEQESGWKRCPVSSKGAAGLMQLMPGTAARLNVRNCCDINQNVSGGVRYLAWLMDKFHGDLRLVAAAYYAGENIVERRGLGYSNQDVLSYVASVRERFVRQKFGSANIPRAPGRTR, encoded by the coding sequence ATGAGGTGGAGCACATTATTACTGTGTCTGATTGCTTCGCACTTCCCCTGCGCAGGACAAACCGCGGAGCAAAGACGCGAAGCGGAATACTACGTTGCCGTCTACGCCCAGCATTACAACGTGCCAGTGGAATTCGTTCGCGCTGTGGTTGAGCAGGAGTCGGGATGGAAGAGATGCCCAGTATCGTCGAAAGGAGCAGCGGGCCTAATGCAGCTCATGCCGGGTACCGCCGCACGCCTGAATGTGCGGAATTGCTGCGACATCAACCAAAACGTCTCTGGCGGAGTGCGGTATCTGGCTTGGTTGATGGACAAGTTTCATGGAGATCTGCGGTTGGTCGCAGCCGCATATTACGCCGGCGAAAACATTGTCGAGCGGCGCGGCCTCGGATATTCCAACCAGGATGTGCTGTCGTATGTGGCCAGCGTGCGCGAGCGCTTTGTCCGACAGAAGTTTGGGAGCGCAAATATTCCACGCGCTCCAGGGAGAACACGATGA
- a CDS encoding MoxR family ATPase, producing the protein MFSSSKDALSALAAAGYLTDEITATVVFLAGRLNKPVLLEGPPGSGKTELAYSVAKAANTEVERLQCFEGINEEKAIGKFDEALQRLAVELRSKSGPVEWEPLKQDLHSLKFFSAGPLLRSLQYPKRCVLLIDELDKVSQAFEAMLLELLSVWRLSIPKLGLVKAETIPFVVLTSNEERRIGDPLRRRSFYLRIEHPTPQREARILQLRTPSQSAEFHRGMAGLAKALRGWSLEKPPSISEMLDLSQALEVLGEARITPEMRDILLPLLAKTEADRKKLLLRDGWASLVYDAQQYSAEAIEQ; encoded by the coding sequence GTGTTTTCATCTTCCAAAGATGCCCTGAGTGCATTGGCCGCGGCTGGCTATCTCACGGACGAGATAACCGCCACGGTCGTATTCCTGGCGGGCAGACTGAACAAGCCTGTCCTCCTTGAGGGACCTCCGGGTAGTGGCAAGACCGAATTAGCCTATTCGGTCGCGAAGGCGGCCAATACCGAAGTTGAACGGTTGCAATGCTTTGAGGGGATCAACGAAGAAAAGGCTATCGGTAAGTTTGACGAGGCATTGCAACGGTTGGCGGTGGAGCTGCGCTCGAAGTCTGGCCCAGTGGAATGGGAGCCGCTCAAGCAGGATCTCCACAGCCTGAAGTTTTTCAGCGCCGGGCCATTACTGCGATCTCTGCAATATCCCAAGCGGTGCGTCTTGCTGATTGATGAGCTGGACAAAGTATCCCAAGCGTTCGAGGCAATGTTGCTGGAACTGCTCTCGGTGTGGCGGTTGAGCATCCCGAAGTTAGGGTTGGTAAAGGCGGAGACAATCCCATTTGTTGTCCTAACCTCCAACGAGGAAAGAAGGATCGGAGATCCACTGCGGCGCCGGAGCTTTTATTTGCGGATTGAACACCCCACGCCACAAAGAGAAGCCAGGATTCTTCAGTTGCGAACGCCAAGCCAGAGCGCTGAGTTTCATCGCGGAATGGCGGGACTCGCGAAGGCATTGCGCGGTTGGAGCCTGGAAAAGCCACCATCCATTTCAGAAATGCTTGATTTGTCACAGGCACTGGAAGTACTTGGAGAAGCCCGGATCACTCCCGAAATGAGAGACATTTTGTTGCCACTGCTGGCAAAGACAGAAGCCGATCGGAAAAAACTACTGCTGCGGGATGGTTGGGCCAGCCTGGTCTACGATGCTCAGCAGTACAGCGCAGAGGCGATTGAGCAATGA
- a CDS encoding site-specific integrase has translation MLHVYTRHLVNCAHSGDAHWRRCHCPKWIRGVLLNGTKIRRSTQSGNWEAAEKLARELETEIDPEREKIEARREFTLREVVETFLGDQKARGLGKETQKKYRGFLERQFLAWADSRRIKFLAKVNSAELTKFRTSWTNGETTTHRKHEMLASFFRFCQRNELIGKNPMDALKKPKTPDVVPTDYFRRDEIEKIVAATIKYEFGGGNDCQFRGLRLRAMSLLMRWGGLSILDATKLEREHLSKDDQGDDQIFLYRAKTGVPVSVVIPPDVADLLRSVPNDNPRYFFWSGNGDPRSARKAFQRSFWKLFRLANIRREDGSPKRCHPHMFRDTFAVELLLAGNPIDQVSLLMGHSSVKITERHYAPFCKARQQQLTAAVKRSWRIREPRAGSTKQSEAGPMSPPTTLIQ, from the coding sequence ATGCTCCACGTTTACACTCGCCATCTGGTCAACTGCGCACATTCGGGTGATGCTCACTGGCGGCGCTGTCACTGTCCCAAATGGATTCGCGGCGTTCTCCTCAACGGCACCAAGATCCGCCGTTCGACGCAGTCCGGCAACTGGGAGGCGGCAGAGAAACTGGCCCGTGAACTTGAGACCGAGATCGATCCGGAACGAGAAAAGATTGAAGCACGCCGCGAGTTCACGCTGCGCGAAGTCGTTGAAACATTTCTGGGCGACCAGAAGGCTCGTGGCTTGGGCAAAGAGACGCAGAAAAAATATCGCGGCTTCCTCGAACGCCAGTTTCTGGCCTGGGCCGATTCTCGAAGAATAAAATTTCTGGCCAAGGTCAACTCCGCGGAATTGACTAAGTTCCGTACCAGTTGGACCAACGGCGAGACCACCACCCATCGCAAGCATGAAATGCTGGCATCATTCTTCAGGTTTTGCCAGCGGAACGAACTCATCGGAAAAAATCCCATGGACGCACTGAAGAAGCCCAAGACCCCGGACGTGGTTCCCACAGACTATTTTCGTCGCGACGAGATCGAGAAGATCGTTGCAGCGACCATCAAGTACGAATTCGGCGGAGGGAATGATTGCCAGTTTCGTGGACTGCGACTGCGCGCGATGTCACTCTTAATGCGATGGGGCGGATTGTCAATCCTGGACGCAACTAAATTGGAGCGAGAGCACCTTTCCAAGGATGACCAGGGAGACGATCAGATATTCCTGTATCGCGCCAAAACCGGCGTTCCGGTGTCGGTCGTCATTCCACCTGATGTCGCTGATCTCTTGCGGTCTGTGCCCAACGACAATCCACGCTACTTCTTCTGGTCCGGCAATGGCGATCCCAGGAGCGCGAGAAAAGCCTTTCAGCGTTCGTTCTGGAAATTGTTCAGGCTCGCCAACATTCGCCGGGAGGATGGATCGCCAAAACGGTGCCATCCCCACATGTTCCGGGACACCTTTGCCGTGGAACTCCTGCTGGCCGGCAACCCGATCGATCAGGTATCGCTGCTGATGGGGCATTCGTCCGTGAAAATCACTGAGCGGCACTACGCTCCATTCTGCAAGGCACGCCAGCAACAACTCACGGCTGCGGTGAAGCGGAGCTGGCGAATACGCGAGCCCCGAGCAGGATCCACTAAGCAATCGGAAGCAGGTCCGATGAGCCCGCCCACGACGCTGATCCAGTAG
- a CDS encoding TrbG/VirB9 family P-type conjugative transfer protein → MIHVATALDHLTVLEFGEPVTMAAAGSPAFQIERHEDKVFIKPLKPGVSTDLFVWTASRRFAYELEPPGEVKNMNFAFDSRIPTPKPAPDSSAHLEEIADMMFTRAFLGAERVDSTSIRDAKDRITVRIEHVFQSRNTLYIHYSIRNQSPRPYRVTTPAIAEALAPQATISVMSFHHVQLDDQMLRRLGELRERPLSPARAEVEKQDLQPGEETQGVIAIREQVVAPTIFQLTFGSLGPRKVQATMVF, encoded by the coding sequence GTGATCCATGTTGCGACCGCACTCGACCACCTGACCGTGCTTGAGTTCGGAGAACCCGTCACCATGGCCGCCGCCGGCAGCCCGGCATTCCAGATCGAGCGTCACGAAGACAAGGTCTTCATCAAGCCCTTGAAGCCTGGCGTCTCGACCGACCTCTTTGTCTGGACCGCTTCACGGCGCTTCGCCTACGAGCTAGAGCCCCCAGGGGAGGTAAAGAACATGAATTTCGCATTTGACAGCCGCATTCCAACACCTAAACCGGCGCCAGACAGCAGCGCACATCTGGAAGAAATCGCCGACATGATGTTCACGCGTGCATTTCTTGGAGCCGAGCGCGTGGACTCGACCAGCATCAGGGATGCCAAAGACCGCATCACCGTCCGCATCGAGCATGTATTTCAGTCCCGAAACACTCTCTACATTCACTATTCAATTCGCAATCAGTCACCCCGGCCATACCGGGTGACCACACCGGCAATTGCCGAGGCCCTTGCGCCGCAGGCCACCATCTCGGTCATGTCGTTTCATCACGTCCAACTCGACGATCAAATGCTGCGCAGGCTTGGAGAACTTAGAGAACGTCCTTTGTCGCCAGCGCGGGCGGAGGTCGAAAAGCAGGACCTGCAACCAGGCGAGGAAACGCAAGGAGTGATCGCCATCCGGGAACAAGTTGTCGCGCCAACCATCTTTCAACTGACTTTTGGTTCACTCGGTCCTCGAAAAGTGCAAGCCACGATGGTGTTCTAG